Genomic window (Bacillus sp. BGMRC 2118):
ATTGAGAAGAACTTCGAGAAGGCATTAGAAAATAAAGAGTTTGTCTTGCATTATCAGCCAAAGGTGAGTGCCAATACATCAGAACTGATCGGCATGGAAGCACTCGTTCGCTGGGAAGACCCGGAGAAAGGGTTAATTAGTCCAGCTGAATTTATTCCGATTGCTGAGGATACAGGTTTTATCGTTCCTTTGGGAGATTGGATACTCGAGGAAGCATGCCGAATGAATAAGGAATGGCAAAATCAAGGATTCCGTACTATCCCGGTATCTGTCAATGTGTCTGCTCTCCAATTCATGCAGCCGCAATTCACTGATAAAGTGCTAGCAGTCCTGCAGGAAACTGGTCTTGCACCAGAGTTCTTGGAAGTGGAAATCACCGAATCCTTGTTAATTAATCCAACCTTGATCATTGAACGACTTCAGGAGCTTAAACGAATTGGAGTACGGATTTCGATTGATGACTTTGGAACAGGTTATTCATCGATTCACTATTTGAAGGACCTTCCGATTGATACGTTGAAAATCGACCGTGCATTCGTGAAGGAAACACCACATTCAGTTCGTGATAATTCGTTATTATTATCTATTATTCAATTAGGTAAGTCACTTGGCTTGAATGTGTTAGCAGAAGGAGCAGAAGACGAGAAGCAGGTTGACTTTTTACGTGAAGGTCATTGTGATAGTATTCAGGGCTACTATTTTAGTCGTCCGTTGCAATCCGAACAGATGGAAGAAATGTTACGAAAATAATTGAAATAAATACAAAAAAGCCAGTGAATAGATGAGGTTTGTCATGACAACCTTCTTATTCACTGGCTTTTTTATTTGTTAATTTTTAAATACATGCTGTCCAATGGCTACTACGGTTTGTCGTTTATCTAACCAACGGCTTGTTGCAATTTTCGGATTATAGAAAAACAGAGATCCTTCCGCAATGTGACGCATATCGGATAATGCAGCTTCTACCGCTCTTATTGATTCTTCATCGGCAGGTCGATTAATTTGACCGTTACTTACAGGTTGGAATTGGCGTTTCTGATAGATTACGCCTCGAATGGTATCAGGGAATTTAGGGCTATCAACGCGATTTAGCACCACAGCTGCAACCGCCACTTTTCCTTCAAATGGCTCAGTCTGTGCTTCAGCTCGTACAAGCCTAGCTAAAAGGTCGAAATCGTTTTGAGAGAGAGTTAAATTCGTAGATTCACTTTCTTCTACAACAGGTTCTGCAGAATTCGTGACAGGGGCAGGGCTATTGATTTCTAGTCGTTCAGTTGTTGTCGTGATACTTTCAACATTTTCAACCGCTTCTTTTACTTCTGTATGAATAACTTGTCCGATATGAATCAGATCAAGATCTTGGATTTCAGGATTTAGCTGTGCTAATTCTTCTAATGAAACACCATGTTCCTTTGCAATCTTAGACATTGTGTCTCCTTTTTCAACCGTGTAAGCAAATGCTGGCTCTGCTAAGAAAAGAGCAATTAAGAATGTGAGTCCAAATAGTATTTTTTTCATGTGGTAGTCCTCCTAGTAATTTAATTATTTCGGAAACTCTCTTGGTCTAATCTATGAGCAACATGTCCAAAATAGTATTACAGGTTCTTTACAGAGAGATTACATAGATTGTCTAAAAGAGGACAAACACAAGAAACACCTAGATTTCTCTAGGTGCCTTCGCATTTTAATTTAGTTAAAATAAACTCATTTGTTCACTATTATCCTCGTTTTCTATTCTACCTTCATTAGCATTATTCTTTCCTTTTTCAGATTGAAAGATATCTTTTGATAGTTGACTTAACTTACTTAGAAACCGATTGAACCCGAATCCAATGAAGAAGGCAATGCTTATTTGAGCAAGTGGTCCACCGTCAAATTCAGCGAATTCAATAAAGAGGAAACCACTTTGAATTAGCGTAACAGCAATAACTGCCGTTCCGGTTGCGAAGATCGGATAAAACACATACATGATCCACTGTCGGTAATCAGTAAGCTCACCATTCATATAATGCTTGCTGAACATATATAAGTGACGAAGGGAGCCACCAATTGCACCGGCAAAAAAGTAATATAAGAAGATTTCAATATCTGCAACAAATGGAAGTGATTCTTCAATTTGACCGGTCCATAAGCCACCAACTGCAATAAAGCTACCAAAGAATAAGACGGAGAGGTACGTTAAAATAAATGCCTTTAACCAACGTTTCATTTTTATTCACCTCTTTTTCATATACTTTCATTATATGAAGCGAATTGAAATGAGATACTGTCAACTAAGGACGAATGTGTTTGTCAATGTGTGACAGTTTGATTACAATAAAGAATATCTTTAGTTGAGAAAGGACAAGCTATGACATTTATAGAAAGAATTCAACCTCATTTAGAAACACAAGACTTTATCATTCAACAGCAACTGCTGCATGCGATCGAGGAGTATCCTCATGTACCAGAAGAATGGATAACTGCTCTGATTAAAAAAGCATTCACGCAAATAGAGATGCAAGCGGAATTACTTATGTATACTCCAAAGCAGACTGTAAACGAAGAGGCGTTAAAGCTATTACTTCATCATGTTCAAGAGCTGGATCCATCGAGTATTCACCTTGTTGTTCCATTTTTTGAAAACCTTCCTGCACCATTAGCTCTTGCTTATCAAGAACAATTGGAGCCATATCTTGATTCTCGGTATTGGAGAATATTCGATTTAGTTCAAAAAGGTGTAAAAGAAGATGTCTTAGGAGCATATGAAGAATTACTCGCTCTGTTAGAAACAGCAGAGTCCTTTGATCATATCATCTATTTTCAAGCAAAGTACGTAGCAAATGCTATTGTGGAAAACGGGTGGTTTTCAAATGAAGAGATAGGTGAAATGTTAAAGCAGGACAAACGAAAAAAGTGGTATTCATTCTCTGCAACACTTGCGGTGTATATGGTAGGACTCCTTCGTCTTGAAGAGCATATCCCACAACTAGCTGGAATTCTAGCGAAGCCAGATGACACGCTGGCAGGGGAAGCGTCCACTGCACTCATTGCCTTCCAAAGTGATGAAGTTGTCAAAGCTGTTTCCCCATATTTAACAAATGATGATTCATTCGTTTATGCGTTATCTGTCTTAGAATACATTAAGACAGAAGCATCTGCTCAAGCGTTAATCCATGCTTACAATCAAACAAATGAGCTTGCAAATCAGGATATGATTTTCGAAGCATTGGCTCATCATTATTCAAAAGAAACTGTTTCATTTATCAAAACACACCTTGAAAATGATTACCAGTCCAGTATGGTTGAACTCGAATCTGTTGCCTACGGCTACTTTAAAATACTAGGGATCCATCATCCTGATCTACCGTTTTGGAGACAAGTTGCTCTTGAAACGGAAATGGAGTTTCAAGAAGTTAACCAGACGCCTATAGTCGCCCAGAATAAAGTAGGACGTAATGATCCATGCATTTGTGGAAGTGGGAAGAAGTATAAGAAGTGCTGTGGATAAAGTTCTGAAAATGAGGAGGTGCTAGCTGGCATCTCCTTTTTCATTTGCAAAAGTGCTTCATAGGTATGTAGTTTTCTAAAGAATAATCCATCAATTAATGTTGTGAGCAACTTATTTTGTATTTCTCTCTTCAATTGATAACATAGGAGTATCTTTTGATGAAAGGAATATAACAATGACATCATTTAATATAGAAGTATCAGCACTGAATTTAGCTCCTATTCGCGCAGGTCAAACGCCGAAAGAGGCGATTGATTCAATGGTTGACTTAGCTCAAAGCTTAGAAAATGTAGGATACAAGCGTTATTGGATTGCCGAACACCACAATACACCAACATTAGTAAGCTCAGCAACTTCCATCTTAATTAACCATACGTTGCAGCAAACAAAAACAATTCGTGTTGGATCTGGCGGAGTCATGCTTCCAAATCACTCACCACTAGTAGTAGCCGAGCAGTTTGGAACGATGGCGACCATTTATGGAGATCGCGTTGATTTAGGTTTAGGTCGTGCTCCCGGTACAGACATGATGACAGCTGGTGCACTTCGCCGCTCTCAAAACGATTCGGTATATACATTCCCTGATGATGTAAAGCAGCTGCTTACGTACTTTGGGCCATCTGATGTTCAAGGCTATGTAAAAGCTCATCCTGGTGTAGGGACAAACGTTCCTATCTATATTTTAGGGTCTTCCACAGAATCGGCTTACTTAGCCGCGCAATTAGGCTTACCCTATGCGTTTGCGTCTCATTTTGCACCAACATACATGGAGGATGCAATCCGTATTTACAAATCACGCTTCCAGGCATCACCATTTTTAGACAAGCCTTATATGATGGTAGGGTTAAATGTGATTGCCGCAGACAGTGATGAAGAAGCTGAATTTTTATCCACATCTATGCAGCAATTTTTCCTCAATATCGTACGAGGTACTCAAAATCCATTGCAGCCGCCTGTTGAAAGTATGGAAGACATCTGGAATCCGATGGAAAAGGAAATGGCATCAAAAATGTCAAGCATGGGCTTCTTTGGCAGTAAAGAAACGGTCCGCCGTCAATTAACGCGCTTCCAAGAGTTATACAATGTAAATGAAATAATTGGAGTGTCGTATATATTTGACGAAGACAAGCAGAAGCGCTCTTACGAAATGTTTAAAGAGGTTGTAGATGGTCAGTAAACAGTCCGATTGGGCTGTTTTTTTCTGTTTACGAGGTTACACTTAATGAAACGGAGTTTATTTAAGAGTAAGCTTTACCTTTTTTCATCAATGTGATATTTCACACTAGCTATTTTATGTAAATTCGTTATTCTAGTAATATCATATTTTTTATTAGATTTCAGTAGAAAAATTTCACTAAAAAGAGGTAGGAATCGTGCACCCACAATTAACCACGTATATCACGCTTGTCTGTACATCAGGCGTACTGAACTTGTATTTATGTTTATATGCATTTGGTAAGCGACATCATTATAAAAATATTGCTGATTTTTTCATTTTATATACTGCATTCATAACGATTTACTGTTTTGGGTCTGCTTTTGGATTGATGTCAACGACAATTGAACAAATTAAATTCTGGACGGTGGTTCAATATATAGGGTTAGCATTATCACCACCACTTGGTATGTTGTTTATAATGCAATATTTAGGATATTCTATTACGAAAACAAAGCGGACATTGATTCTAATGGTTCCTGTGTTTACATTCATTGCAGTGGCAACTAATGAATGGCATCATTTATTTTATCGTGTATATGAGATTGATAGGGCACTAGGAGCACCGTATATCTATCAAGAGATTGGCACGTTGTATATGATTCATGGTGTCTTTATCTTTTCTTGTATGTTTTTAGCCTTTCTTCTGGTATTGTTTCGCTTTAGAGAAACAGCAAAAGAGTATCGCCCTCAGTTACTTGCTTTATTGTGTGGACAACTCATTCCCATTGTGACAGCTTTTATCTATTTAGTAGGGCTAACTCCCGACGGAATAGATCCTGTACCTATGGTATTATGTCTTTCGTCTTTATTGTATTTGTGGTCGATTCATTCATCCCGATTGTTTACAATTTTGCCGATTGCAAAAGAAGCGATTTTCCATAGTATTAATGATGGGGTGATTGTCCTGGATGAGTCACATCGTCTCATCGAATATAATGAAGCATGTAAGATGATGTTTCCTCATCTGAATCAATCGTTGTTTGGGAAGCACGTTGACGATGTTTGGAAACAGGTAACGGGGAATACATTTCCATTTCAGTTAGATCAAATAGAAACCACATATGAAATCAACATTACGTCAAAACAGATCTACCAAGTCCGTACGTCACTTATTAAGCATAGGTATAGTAGACCGGGACTACTCATCCTTTTTACAGATGTTTCACAGGTGAAAGAACTCCAGGCTAAGCTAGAGCATCAAGCTTACTATGATGAACTCACACAAATTTTCAACCGTCGTGCCTTTTTTCAACTGTGTGAACCCGCATATGCAGATACAAAGCGAGACAAACAACCTTATTCAATCCTGTTAATGGACATCGATTACTTTAAAAGCGTAAATGATACATACGGTCATGGTGTAGGTGATCGACTGCTTAACCATGTAGCCAAGACATGTGAAGCACAACTGAAGGAAGGAATGCTCTTTGCCAGATACGGTGGAGAGGAGTTTGTTCTTGCACTTTTGGGCTATACAACCGAGCAAGCAAAAGCCTACGCTAACTCACTTTGTCGACAAGTGGAACAACAGCCACTTATTCTTAGAGAAGGAGTTCTTTCTGTTACACTAAGTGTGGGATTGGCTGAGACAACAGGTGCTCCAGACGAGACGCTAAACCAGCTACTAAATAAAGCAGACCAAGCCTTATATAAAGCAAAAGAAAATGGACGAAATCAAGTACAACTTTACAAAGAGGTAAAGGCTTTGCAGCTCGATTGAAATAGCCTCACAAAACAAAGTACACCAAGGAGTTGGTGTGCTTTTTTTCATTTTAATATCTACTCGTTATTTCCTATTTGCTATGATATGCTTGTTTTGACAGTATTTTCCGAATATACACTTGAATTAGGAACTGCCTATAAAAAAACGCTATATCTATACATCATATTTCATTACCGTTTGGAATACGTTGACGATCATAAGGAAAAACAGGTTACTTTGGAGGAAATCATTTATGAAAAAGAAATGCAAGCACACATCCTTTAAGCTGGAAGGTGATTTTGGCGCAGATCCTTTTTGGTGTGTGGACTGTGGCGCCATGCTACTGTATGAAGACTTTCCTATTTCGGACGCTTTAAAAAGCAAACTAGAAAACTGGAATAAAAAATATGGAACATGGATTGATTTTGATATTGATACACTCGTAGAAAATGCGTTAGAACTAGAAGAAACCTTTAACAATAAAGGAATGCAGCTTTTTCAAGAACTAATGCTAGAGTTGGGGCATGACTTTCCTATCGTCTATGTACCGTCCAATTCAGTGGCGGTATATATGAGAGAGCAATCTAACATAGGTTATACATGGTTTGCATCGACAGGAGTCAAGCATGAATATCCTCATATTGATTCTGAAAACAAACAAGTAACGGGTATCGTGACATATGAAGGAAGAACATATATGACCGTCATTGTTGATGTAAAAAATGACACCGTACAAGTGGAAGGAGACGTAAGTGAATTAGGAGATTTAGCTATGGATAAAGAATCGTATATTGATATGTTCAAGTATCAGGCTACAGATCTAGTGAAATCAGAAACGAAGGGGTGTTTAGATGAGTAGCACTGCACAAATGATTATCTTTTTTGTAAGTATAATCACAGTAATTGTTCTATTCCGCAAATCAAAAGAACAGGAACCGTATTTACTGATCAAGTTATTCGGTTATATGTTTCTAGGAGCCTTTTTACTTGATTTAAATGGGTTAAAGCTACCATTAGGCTTTGCCATTTTTCTATTATTCTTTCGAAAGAAAAAGATGAATGCAGATACAAAGTATATCGCCGCCTACGTTGGACTTGCTATTTTTATGCTTGGTATTTTTGTTCCACAAATTGAAAGGTTTGTCTTTGAACGGACACATCATATTGAACTTCTTGATACAAATTTTTTTAGTGGAAGTTTAGTAAAAGAATTAGAGCATCTTCGTGATGAGTTAAAAGTGGAGGGGGATCCAACTGAATTACGTGGTTTTGATATGACGATTCAAGAAGACGGAACCTATGAAAACCTAAGTATTGGACTTGCCGAACAAACACATGAAGGTACAGTTAACTATACGATTGAGCTCTCATCAGACGGAAAAGCGCTAGATGTCTCTAGGTATAAGGTACAAGAAGAAGAGGTGTTTGAAGACTATAGATTTACAGAAGCAGCATTTACTTTCGCCAGACTAGACCTCCTTTCAAGTAATATGCTTGAATTTGGAGATGCTAACTATTTCAACCTAACCACAGATGGACGCCGTGTTGCATATGAGCAAACAGCAACGAACACATACCAAATTAACACAGCAGGCAAAATGAAGGTAGTCGACAATCAGCTTCCAGTCCAGGCAATTGTCGTCCATGCATGTGGAGGGAAAGAGTTAAATGAATTTGGTAATCCATTAAAATGCGAACAGAACGAGGAGTTACTGTTTGATATGCTGAAGAAGTGAAAATTTGGAGGATGATTTATGGTAGCTAAGAATACTTTTCCTAGAATTGAAACTGAAAGATTAATATTAAGACAAATCACAAACTATGATGCAGAAGATATTTTAAGTTACTTATCTGACTACAATGTGATGAAGTACTACGGAATGGAACCTTTTTCATCAATTGAAGATGCATTGGAAGAGATATCTTGGTATGAATCAATAGTTGAAAAGAATACTGGAATTAGATGGGGAATAACCTTGAAAGGACAAGGAAGGGTGATTGGTAGTTGTGGTTTTTTAAACATCGTTACACAACATTACCGATCTGAAATTGGTTTTGAGTTAAGTAAAGACTATTGGGGACAAGGAATTGCAAGCGAAGCAGTTGAAGCTGTAATTAGATACGGATTTGAACAATTCAATTTTCAACGAATTCAAGCATTAATCGAACCCCTCAATCATCCATCTCAAAAGATGGTAGAAAGATTGGGATTTGTTAAAGAAGGTCTACTGAGAAATTATGAATATACTTGTGGGAAATTTGATGACTTATTATTGTATTCATTATTATTACAAGACTTTCATGACTAGTAAGAATTCAATTGTAGTATGTATCTATGATTGAATTCTTAAGCCTTAAATCATATAGTGAAATTATTGAGAATTATTAAGTACTAGACATACTAACATAGGAAATTAGATTTGATTAGACTGTTTGACAGTCCGATTTGTAAACAATTCTTTTAAACGAATTTATGCGTTAATCCGAATAGGATTAGCGCTTTTTATGGTTTAGTGAGTATAATTTCTCTTTATTATGACATTTTTACATACTTGTGAAGTTAACATTACAAAACCTATGATGATGACGACGAGGAAGAGTATGTGAATATTTGTAAGAGAAAATGATTGTGCAAGTCCAAAGAATAGGCTAATGAGAATGATGTAATCATCTTGCCACACTTGCAATCATAATAAACTTTTCTAAAGCTACCCCACCTCACAACTAGTTTAGTGCAAGGAAATATAATGATGATATCCCATCTACACACATGAGAGTAGTATTGTATTGTTAGTATTCGCTGTATCTACTTCAAAAGTATGAAGAAATCTATGTATTGATAATCTAATTGAAATGAAAATATTCATTTAGACCTTTTTATTGTCTCTTTTTTGGAAGGACAATATTAGTGAAGTAAGGACTGTAAAAGGGACCGATTTGCTATAGCAACATTCTTCATATCTATGGGGTTAATGAGGACATTGTAAGATTTTTGTGTAAGTAGTAAATAAAGGATAACCAGGTGCATTTGTTGAATCCTGTTGAAAATAGTGCCATTATTGTAATAGAGAAATAGTTTTTACTAAAGTGTAAAAACTCTTTTGGAAAAAATAATATAATGAGCTTCAAAATTGGAGAGTTAAACGTTAATTGACAAATCACATGTAGAATGGAGTAATTAAAATGGACAAGCAGGAACAAACAAGAGGACAGTTTAACGAGATTATTAACGTACAAAGAAGTTTACGAGTGAAGATGATCGTTTCAGTTGTAATTAGTCTATTAATTAGTTCACCTATTTCTGAAATCATTAATATACAACTAAGAAAATTCATTGATGGTAGTTTTGGAGTTTTTATTAACACGGGAGTCACATTATTAGTTTCTACATTGATTCTATCTTTAGTTACGAGATTTCTAATCATAGGTAGACTTAACAGAGTATTAGAGGCAACTAAATTAGCAGCAGACGGTGATTTAACAGTTAAAATTGAAGATAAATCTAAAGATGAAATTGGACAATTAGCTTCCTCATTTAATATTATGATCACTAATCTTAACGAAATAGTTAAGAAAACGAATCAAACTGCTACACAGGTATCATCATACTCAGAAGAATTTAAAGTAAGTGCGGAACAGAGTAGTGCTTCGGTTGAGCAAATTTCGAATGCAGTTCAAGAAATCGTATCTGGATCAGAGCTGCAATCTAGTAAAGCAATAGATCTAACTGAATCTGCTAAACTAGTAGATGCAGAAATGAAGAATGTCCATACCTCTATTCAATCTGTGTCACATGTGGCAAATGAAACGAATTCGAGAGCGGATATAGGTTTAAAATTGATTGATGAAACAATTTCAAAAATGAATATTATTCAGGATTCCGTTAAAGATTCCTCTGAAATTGTAAATTCACTTGGTGAAAAATCTAATGAAATAAGTCAAATAGTATCACTCATAACGAGTATTGCAGAGCAAACTAACCTGCTTGCTTTAAATGCATCGATAGAGGCTGCAAGAGCAGGTGAACACGGTAAAGGTTTTGCAGTAGTTGCAGATGAAGTTCGTAAGTTAGCCGAAGAATCGGCCCGAGCTGGAGGAGACATAAGAAAATTGGTTAATGAAATATTAAGCCAAACAACTAGTGCGGTAAGCTCAATAAACAAGGGAACAGATATTGTAGAAGATGGAAGAATTACCGTTAACAAAACAGGCGATGCCTTTAAGGATATTGTGAATTATGTACACAATATTACTCATCAATCTGATGAGGTAATGAAAGCAATGTCAGTTGTTAGTGAAAAAACAAGCCAGACAACAGATATTATCTCTGAGATAGCTAGTATTGCTGAACAAACATCTTCTAGTGTACAAAATGTAGCAGCTTCCATTGAAGAACAATCTGCTTCTAATGAAGAAATTACTTCTTCTGCAACTGTTATAAGTGAGATGGCAAATAACTTAAAGAACGAGATTAGCAAATTTAAAAGTCATTAATGGATGAAATTCTTTATCTAAAATTATTGCTATAATAGTTCCCCAATCGTACTTCAATTCTTATTTAATAGACAACATTCTATGAAAAAATAAGACTAGATAAAAGAGAACTGCTAATGGTTTGTTTTTATCACAACAAAAAGGATCGGACGAGAGTCTGATCCTTTTTGTTATAGTATGATATGTTGTATCCTCTACTTACTAAATTCCTGTATAACATGGGCAATGTGCAAAATTCCTTCTTTATAATCAGAAGTGCGAATCGATTCGTTTGGTGCATGTAATTTGGACTGAGCCCAGCCGACACCTGTTGAGACGATCGGCAATTTCAAGTTGTGACCAACGTCAGTCATCGGTCCCGTTCCTGCATTGTTAGGGGAGAGCACGACTTCACAATCATATACTTCTTCTGCCGTACGAACCATCAGTTCTACGAAAGGGTCTGACAAATCAGAGCGATACGCCTTTACTCCATTTAGCAGTTTTACCTTCACATCAGAAAAGCCATGCTTTTGTAAGTGATTCACAATTACTTTATGAATATATTCAGGCTCTTGACCCGGAACTAATCGACAATCAAGTTTTGCCAATGCCTTCTTCGGCAACACTGTTTTGGAACCTTCACCGTAATAACCACTTTCAATTCCGCAAATCGTCATTGTTGGATTTAGAATATACGCTTCACGGGGATCTTGACCACTATAGTTTGTAATGAGTGGAGCTTTTAGTCCATAGTTTTCTCGAAACGATTGTTCATCAAATGGCATCTTATTTACATAATTCAATTCAAGTTCAGTAGGAGGGAGGATGTGATCATAAAATCCGTCTACTAAAATTTCATGTTTACTATTTTTCATAGAAGCTAGTGCGTGTGTTAATCTCCACGCGGCATTTTCTGCTAGTGGACCGGTTTTAGAATGTAGATCCATTACTGCCGTTTGTACGGATAACTCAAAGTATGCCATTCCTTTCACACCAGCCATGAGTTGGACGCGGTTTTTTTCATCTCGATCTGCATGCTCCCATATACATGCATCAGCCTTGAATAACTCACTATATTTTTCTAAATAGTAGGAAAGGTTCGGACTGCCAATCTCTTCTTCACCTTCTAGTAGAAACTTAATATGACACGGCAATCCACCGTCTTGTT
Coding sequences:
- a CDS encoding LysM peptidoglycan-binding domain-containing protein encodes the protein MKKILFGLTFLIALFLAEPAFAYTVEKGDTMSKIAKEHGVSLEELAQLNPEIQDLDLIHIGQVIHTEVKEAVENVESITTTTERLEINSPAPVTNSAEPVVEESESTNLTLSQNDFDLLARLVRAEAQTEPFEGKVAVAAVVLNRVDSPKFPDTIRGVIYQKRQFQPVSNGQINRPADEESIRAVEAALSDMRHIAEGSLFFYNPKIATSRWLDKRQTVVAIGQHVFKN
- a CDS encoding LLM class flavin-dependent oxidoreductase encodes the protein MTSFNIEVSALNLAPIRAGQTPKEAIDSMVDLAQSLENVGYKRYWIAEHHNTPTLVSSATSILINHTLQQTKTIRVGSGGVMLPNHSPLVVAEQFGTMATIYGDRVDLGLGRAPGTDMMTAGALRRSQNDSVYTFPDDVKQLLTYFGPSDVQGYVKAHPGVGTNVPIYILGSSTESAYLAAQLGLPYAFASHFAPTYMEDAIRIYKSRFQASPFLDKPYMMVGLNVIAADSDEEAEFLSTSMQQFFLNIVRGTQNPLQPPVESMEDIWNPMEKEMASKMSSMGFFGSKETVRRQLTRFQELYNVNEIIGVSYIFDEDKQKRSYEMFKEVVDGQ
- a CDS encoding diguanylate cyclase, with protein sequence MHPQLTTYITLVCTSGVLNLYLCLYAFGKRHHYKNIADFFILYTAFITIYCFGSAFGLMSTTIEQIKFWTVVQYIGLALSPPLGMLFIMQYLGYSITKTKRTLILMVPVFTFIAVATNEWHHLFYRVYEIDRALGAPYIYQEIGTLYMIHGVFIFSCMFLAFLLVLFRFRETAKEYRPQLLALLCGQLIPIVTAFIYLVGLTPDGIDPVPMVLCLSSLLYLWSIHSSRLFTILPIAKEAIFHSINDGVIVLDESHRLIEYNEACKMMFPHLNQSLFGKHVDDVWKQVTGNTFPFQLDQIETTYEINITSKQIYQVRTSLIKHRYSRPGLLILFTDVSQVKELQAKLEHQAYYDELTQIFNRRAFFQLCEPAYADTKRDKQPYSILLMDIDYFKSVNDTYGHGVGDRLLNHVAKTCEAQLKEGMLFARYGGEEFVLALLGYTTEQAKAYANSLCRQVEQQPLILREGVLSVTLSVGLAETTGAPDETLNQLLNKADQALYKAKENGRNQVQLYKEVKALQLD
- a CDS encoding GNAT family N-acetyltransferase encodes the protein MVAKNTFPRIETERLILRQITNYDAEDILSYLSDYNVMKYYGMEPFSSIEDALEEISWYESIVEKNTGIRWGITLKGQGRVIGSCGFLNIVTQHYRSEIGFELSKDYWGQGIASEAVEAVIRYGFEQFNFQRIQALIEPLNHPSQKMVERLGFVKEGLLRNYEYTCGKFDDLLLYSLLLQDFHD
- a CDS encoding methyl-accepting chemotaxis protein; translated protein: MDKQEQTRGQFNEIINVQRSLRVKMIVSVVISLLISSPISEIINIQLRKFIDGSFGVFINTGVTLLVSTLILSLVTRFLIIGRLNRVLEATKLAADGDLTVKIEDKSKDEIGQLASSFNIMITNLNEIVKKTNQTATQVSSYSEEFKVSAEQSSASVEQISNAVQEIVSGSELQSSKAIDLTESAKLVDAEMKNVHTSIQSVSHVANETNSRADIGLKLIDETISKMNIIQDSVKDSSEIVNSLGEKSNEISQIVSLITSIAEQTNLLALNASIEAARAGEHGKGFAVVADEVRKLAEESARAGGDIRKLVNEILSQTTSAVSSINKGTDIVEDGRITVNKTGDAFKDIVNYVHNITHQSDEVMKAMSVVSEKTSQTTDIISEIASIAEQTSSSVQNVAASIEEQSASNEEITSSATVISEMANNLKNEISKFKSH
- a CDS encoding M20/M25/M40 family metallo-hydrolase — its product is MIFYIYSCIFLSVDGKLRTNTFVKWRTNKLSEKLSSLSRLVKESLPQSIEELVEFCRIPSISSQNKSIGEAVQFLVEKITSMGGIVEVLDEVPGGFPVLYVHFEAGVKGNSTKTLLFYNHYDVQPPEPLEEWESEPFEVSTRDGKLFARGIADNKGDLMARLTAIELLQKQDGGLPCHIKFLLEGEEEIGSPNLSYYLEKYSELFKADACIWEHADRDEKNRVQLMAGVKGMAYFELSVQTAVMDLHSKTGPLAENAAWRLTHALASMKNSKHEILVDGFYDHILPPTELELNYVNKMPFDEQSFRENYGLKAPLITNYSGQDPREAYILNPTMTICGIESGYYGEGSKTVLPKKALAKLDCRLVPGQEPEYIHKVIVNHLQKHGFSDVKVKLLNGVKAYRSDLSDPFVELMVRTAEEVYDCEVVLSPNNAGTGPMTDVGHNLKLPIVSTGVGWAQSKLHAPNESIRTSDYKEGILHIAHVIQEFSK